A region of Anoplopoma fimbria isolate UVic2021 breed Golden Eagle Sablefish chromosome 24, Afim_UVic_2022, whole genome shotgun sequence DNA encodes the following proteins:
- the LOC129114073 gene encoding spectrin family protein isoform X3 — translation MSTISPTDFDSLEIQQQYNDINNRWDLAAETDWDNENSSARLFERSRIKALADEREAVQKKTFTKWVNSHLGRVTCRIGDLYTDLRDGRMLIRLLEVLSGEQLPKPTKGRMRIHCLENVDKALQFLKEQKVHLENMGSHDIVDGNHRLTLGLIWTIILRFQIQDISVATEDNKEKKSAKDALLLWCQMKTAGYPNVNIHNFTTSWRDGLAFSAIVHKHRPDVIEVDNLKRSNAHYNLQNAFNVAEKELGLTKLLDPEDVNVDQPDEKSIITYVATYYHYFSKMKALAVEGKRIGKVLDYAIEADQLIEKYETLASELLQWIEQTIGTLNDRQLANSLSAVQNQLQAFNSYRTVEKPPKFTEKGNLEVLLFTIQSKMRANNQKVYMPREGKLISDINKAWERLEKAEHERELALRNELIRQEKLEMLAARFDRKAAMRETWLSENQRLVSQDNFGTDLGAVEAATRKHEAIETDIGAYWERVAAVEAVAKELEAEKYHDVRRVIARRDNVLRLWEYLKELLAARRERLNAHRDLQRLFEEMRYIMDWMADMKSRLQSQDSGKHLHDVLDLLQKHNLVEADISAQAERIKAVQGAAQRFTSYEQVYKPCEPGLVSEKVDLLGQAYEELGQLAGTRRVRLEDSRRLWQFLWDVGEEAAWIREQEQILASGDCGRDLTSALHLLSKHEAFSDEMAARYGPLSNSIAAGEALVQEGHFGAPEVTERIQDIRAQWSHLEETTKLREQNLKEAVALQQFQTDANDMEAWIMETLRQVSSQEVGHDEFSTQTLARKQREVEEEIQSHRPGIDSLHEQVEALPEDYIHFPQVDGRLPAIEKSFEELESLSAARRQALEGALALYRMFSEAGACQLWVEEKEQWLHGMAIPTRLEDLEVVQQRFETLEPEMNNLGTRVTDVNQVAEQLLSSDSCNKDQIHQTRDQLHNRWKEFEQLAGQKKVALESALNIQNYHLECNEIQTWMKEKTKVIESTQSLGNDLAGVMALQRKLTGMERDLEAIQGKLDDLRNEAEKLALEHPDQAGEIQGHLAEIQEVWEELNATMKRREESLGEASKLQGFLRDLDDFQSWLSRTQTAVASEDIPTSLPEAESLLTQHESIKNEVDNYKEDYEKMRAVGEEVTQGQTDAQHMFLAQRLQALDTGWHELRRMWENRHNLLAQAFDFQTFLRDAKQAEAFLNSQEYVLSHTEMPTSLQGAEGAIKKHEDFLTTTEASEEKITGVVEAGRRLINDSNANADKIQEKVDSIQERHFKNKEAANELLAKLKDNRELQHFLQDGQELTLWINEKMLTAQDMSYDEARNLHSKWQKHQAFMAELASNKDWLDKIDKEGQALVAEKPELKPVVQQTLEDLQRQWEDLEGTTRTKAQCLFDANRAELFTQSCSALDVWLKNLEGQLHNDDYGKDLTSVNILLKKHQMLEHQMEVREKEVQSLQSQALALSQEDAGITEVDGQQRRVTDNFSNLQDPLELRRQRLLASKEAHQFNRDLEDEILWVKERMPLADSTDHGKDLPTVQLLIKKNQTLQKEIQGHQPRIDDIHRRGQTQSQVDGERQSVLEERLVELRDLWDQLIAETDKRHARLIEANRAQQFYADAAEAEAWMGEQELHMMSEEKAKDEQSALVMVKKHQTLEQALEDYAQTIHQLANSSRIMVTGEHPESERITLRQAQVDKLYAGLKDLAEERRGRLQERQRLTQLKREVDDLEQWIAEREVVAGSHELGQDYEHVTMLRDKFREFARDTSTIGQERVDGVNGLADDLIESGHPENASVAEWKDGLNEAWADLLELIDTRTQMLAASYELHRFHQDAMEVLGRVKEKREGLPSDLGRDLNTVQHLHRQHNTFENDIQALSGQVNQVQDDAARLQKAYAGEKADDINRSEHAVTSAWEGLLEAGQARRLLLLDTVEKFRFFNMVRDLMLWMDGVNLQIDAHDSPRDVSSAGLVIGNHQDIKSEIETRADSFTACIEMGKSLINNNHYAADEIREKLAQLQEKREKINQKWQDKMDHLQIVLEVLQFGRDACVAESWLAGQEPLVRTAELGSNVDEVESLIKRHEAFEKLATAWEDRFVLLEKLTTLEEHEMQKRREEEERARRPPTPPPAEVAQSEVESQVHDSAARTSLDQTTLNQSVSVNGVHSDNDTSQQSLSLSLSVGKKSEPKRVCKPKHPERGSESESVNGPGRDSGLASSRLEPSATLPSRGGAESDPDTMEGMLCRKQEMESLSKKAASRSWQNVYCVLRKGSLGFYKDGKSASNGIPYHGEVPISLGEAVCEVANDYKKRKFVFKLRLGDGKEYLFQAKDEAEMSSWIRSILSSIPTGSADSPVGPRALSRAMTMPPISPGSGEPGGGVTMRNKDGKDKDREKRFSFFGKKK, via the exons ATGAGCGTGAAGCGGTGCAGAAGAAGACCTTTACCAAATGGGTAAACTCTCACTTAGGCCGAGTGACTTGTCGCATTGGCGACTTGTACACCGACCTGCGCGATGGTCGCATGCTAATCCGCCTTCTGGAAGTGCTCTCAGGAGAACAGCTG CCAAAGCCCACTAAAGGCCGCATGCGTATCCACTGCCTGGAAAATGTTGATAAAGCCCTGCAGTTTCTCAAGGAGCAAAAAGTCCATCTAGAAAACATGGGTTCACATGACATTGTAGATGGGAATCACCGTCTCACCCTGGGTCTCATCTGGACCATCATCCTTCGCTTCCAG ATCCAGGACATTAGTGTTGCGACAGAGGACAACAAGGAGAAAAAATCAGCTAAAGATGCCCTGCTGCTTTGGTGCCAAATGAAAACTGCTGG ATACCCGAATGTCAACATCCACAACTTCACCACGAGCTGGAGAGATGGCCTGGCGTTCAGTGCCATCGTGCACAAACACAG ACCCGATGTGATTGAGGTTGACAACCTGAAGAGGTCCAATGCTCATTACAATCTCCAGAATGCTTTCAATGTGGCTGAGAAGGAGCTTGGGCTCACCAAGCTGCTGGACCCAGAAG ATGTTAATGTTGATCAGCCTGATGAAAAGTCAATCATTACCTATGTGGCGACCTATTACCATTACTTCTCCAAGATGAAGGCCCTGGCAGTGGAGGGCAAACGAATTGGCAAg GTACTGGACTATGCTATCGAGGCTGACCAACTGATAGAGAAGTATGAGACCCTTGCCTCGGAGCTGCTGCAGTGGATTGAGCAGACCATAGGGACGCTCAATGATCGGCAGCTTGCTAACTCACTGAGTGCTGTGCAAAACCAGCTGCAGGCTTTTAACTCCTACCGGACTGTGGAGAAACCCCCCAA ATTTACAGAGAAAGGAAACTTGGAAGTTCTCCTTTTTACTATCCAGAGCAAGATGAGAGCAAACAATCAGAAAGTCTACATGCCAAGAGAAGGCAAACTCATCTCTGACATCAATAAG GCATGGGAGCGACTGGAAAAGGCAGAGCATGAACGAGAGCTGGCACTGAGAAACGAGTTGATTCGCCAGGAGAAGCTGGAGATGCTTGCTGCACGTTTTGACCGCAAAGCAGCTATGCGGGAAACGTGGCTGAGTGAGAACCAGAGGCTGGTGTCTCAG GACAACTTTGGAACTGACTTGGGAGCTGTGGAAGCTGCCACCCGTAAACATGAAGCAATTGAGACAGACATTGGGGCGTATTGGGAGCGTGTGGCTGCTGTGGAGGCTGTTGCCAAAGAGCTGGAAGCAGAGAAGTACCACGATGTGCGCCGTGTTATTGCACGGAGGGATAATGTGCTTCGACTCTGGGAATACCTGAAAGAGCTCCTGGCTGCACGCAGAGAGCGGCTGAACGCCCATCGTGACCTACAGAGACTGTTTGAGGAGATGCGCTACATCATGGACTGGATGGCAGACATGAAG AGTCGTCTGCAGTCTCAGGACAGTGGCAAACATTTGCACGATGTGTTAGACCTACTGCAGAAACACAATCTGGTAGAGGCTGACATTTCAGCTCAGGCAGAGAGGATCAAGGCAGTTCAGGGAGCGGCACAGCGCTTCACTTCCTATGAACAAG TCTACAAACCGTGTGAGCCGGGACTAGTTAGTGAGAAAGTTGACCTCCTCGGTCAAGCCTATGAGGAGCTCGGTCAGCTTGCTGGGACACGCAGAGTGCGCCTAGAGGATTCACGCCGCCTGTGGCAGTTTCTGTGGGATGTGGGAGAAGAAGCAGCCTGGATCAGAGAGCAGGAGCAGATCCTGGCCAGTGGAGACTGTGGCCGTGACCTCACTTCTGCCCTTCACCTGCTCAGCAAACATGAGGCCTTCAGCGATGAGATGGCAGCCCGTTATGGCCCTCTGAGTAACAGCATCGCTGCCGGAGAAGCTTTGGTTCAGGAGGGACACTTTGGAGCCCCAGAGGTCACCGAGAGGATTCAAGACATCCGTGCACAGTGGTCACATCTGGAGGAG ACAACTAAGCTCAGAGAGCAGAACCTTAAGGAAGCTGTGGCCCTGCAGCAGTTTCAAACTGATGCCAATGACATGGAGGCATGGATCATGGAGACGCTTAGACAGGTGTCCAGTCAGGAGGTGGGCCATGATGAGTTCTCCACTCAAACTCTCGCTCGCAAGCagagggaggtagaggaggagatCCAAAGTCACCGCCCCGGCATCGACTCCCTGCATGAGCAAGTCGAAGCACTGCCAGAGGATTATATACATTTCCCTCAG GTGGATGGTCGACTACCTGCTATTGAGAAGAGTTTTGAAGAACTGGAGTCTCTGTCAGCGGCTCGGCGCCAGGCTCTGGAAGGTGCCCTGGCCCTCTACCGCATGTTCAGTGAAGCTGGTGCCTGCCAGCTCTGGGTGGAGGAAAAGGAGCAGTGGTTACATGGCATGGCGATCCCTACCAGACTGGAGGACTTGGAGGTTGTGCAACAGAG ATTTGAGACACTGGAACCTGAGATGAACAACCTAGGCACTCGTGTAACCGATGTGAACCAGGTGGCCGAGCAGCTGCTGAGCTCCGACAGCTGTAACAAAGACCAAATCCATCAGACACGAGACCAACTGCACAACAG ATGGAAGGAGTTCGAACAACTGGCTGGCCAAAAGAAAGTAGCCCTCGAGTCGGCCCTTAACATCCAGAACTACCACTTGGAGTGCAATGAGATCCAAACTTGGATGAAGGAAAAAACCAAAGTGATTGAATCCACCCAGAGCCTGGGCAATGATCTGGCTGGAGTGATGGCGCTGCAGCGCAAACTCACTGGCATGGAGAGGGACCTGGAGGCCATTCAG GGCAAACTGGATGACCTGAGGAACGAGGCTGAAAAGTTGGCCTTGGAACATCCAGATCAGGCAGGGGAGATTCAAGGACACCTGGCAGAGATTCAAGAGGTGTGGGAGGAGTTGAATGCCACCATGAAACGGCGCGAGGAGTCATTGGGCGAAGCCAGCAAGCTGCAGGGCTTCCTCAGGGATCTGGATGACTTTCAGTCCTGGCTGTCCCGCACCCAGACAGCCGTGGCCTCAGAGGACATTCCAACCTCTCTGCCCGAGGCTGAGAGTTTGCTAACCCAGCATGAGAGTATTAAGAATGAGGTTGATAACTACAAGGAGGACTACGAGAAGATGCGAGCGGTCGGTGAGGAGGTGACCCAAGGTCAGACAGATGCCCAGCACATGTTCTTGGCCCAGAGACTCCAGGCACTGGACACTGGCTGGCATGAGTTGCGTCGCATGTGGGAGAACCGCCACAATCTCTTGGCCCAGGCCTTTGACTTCCAGACCTTCTTGAGAGACGCAAAGCAGGCAGAGGCTTTCCTCAACAGCCAG GAGTATGTGCTGTCCCACACAGAAATGCCCACCAGTCTTCAAGGAGCTGAAGGGGCCATTAAGAAGCATGAGGATTTCCTCACCACCACAGAGGCCAGTGAGGAGAAGATAACTGGTGTGGTGGAGGCTGGACGGCGCCTCATTAATGACAGCAATGCAAACGCTGATAAGATCCAGGAAAAAGTCGATTCCATCCAGGAAAG GCATTTTAAGAATAAGGAGGCTGCAAATGAATTGCTGGCTAAGCTTAAGGACAACCGTGAACTGCAGCACTTCCTCCAAGACGGACAGGag CTCACGTTGTGGATAAATGAGAAGATGCTGACGGCACAGGACATGTCTTATGATGAGGCCAGAAATCTTCACAGCAAGTGGCAGAAGCATCAGGCCTTCATGGCAGAGCTGGCCTCCAACAAAGACTGGCTGGACAAAATTGATAAG GAGGGTCAGGCACTGGTGGCCGAGAAGCCGGAGCTGAAACCTGTTGTTCAGCAGACTCTGGAGGACCTACAGCGTCAGTGGGAGGATCTGGAGGGCACCACCCGCACAAAAGCCCAATGCTTGTTCGATGCTAACCGGGCAGAGCTCTTTACACAGAGCTGCTCTGCTCTGGATGTCTGGCTGAAAAATCTTGAGGGACAGCTGCATAACGACGACTATGGCAAAGATTTGACTAGTGTCAACATCCTGCTCAAGAAGCACCAG ATGCTGGAGCACCAGATGGAGGTCAGAGAGAAGGAGGTGCAGTCCCTTCAGTCTCAGGCTCTGGCCCTGTCCCAGGAAGACGCTGGAATCACTGAAGTAGATGGTCAGCAAAGGCGTGTCACCGACAACTTCTCCAACCTTCAGGATCCTCTCGAACTGAGGAGACAGCGACTACTCGCCTCCAAAGAAGCACATCAATTCAACAGAGATCTGGAGGATGAAATT CTTTGGGTGAAAGAGAGGATGCCACTGGCGGACTCCACAGACCATGGAAAAGACCTGCCCACCGTACAGCTGCTAATCAAGAAGAACCAG ACATTGCAGAAGGAGATCCAGGGCCACCAGCCTCGCATCGATGACATCCATAGACGAGGCCAGACTCAGAGCCAGGTAGATGGTGAGAGACAGTCTGTCCTAGAGGAGCGCCTTGTCGAGCTGCGGGACCTCTGGGACCAGCTGATAGCCGAGACAGACAAGCGCCATGCCCGTCTTATAGAGGCCAATCGCGCCCAGCAGTTCTATGCTGATGCAGCGGAGGCGGAAGCCTGGATGGGAGAACAAGAGCTACACATGATGTCAGAGGAAAAAGCTAAG GATGAGCAAAGCGCACTAGTGATGGTCAAGAAGCACCAGACCCTGGAACAGGCACTTGAAGACTACGCCCAAACCATTCACCAACTAGCCAACAGCAGCCGCATCATGGTCACCGGTGAACACCCAGAGAG CGAGAGAATCACCTTACGGCAAGCCCAAGTTGACAAACTGTATGCAGGGTTGAAAGACCTCGCTGAGGAGCGTCGTGGGCGACTTCAGGAGAGACAGCGGCTGACCCAGCTGAAGCGGGAGGTGGATGACCTGGAACAGTGGATTGCTGAGAGGGAGGTGGTTGCTGGCTCCCATGAACTAGGACAGGACTACGAACATGTCACa ATGCTGAGAGACAAGTTCCGGGAGTTTGCTCGTGACACCAGCACCATCGGCCAAGAACGTGTCGATGGTGTAAATGGGCTGGCCGATGACCTGATTGAGTCGGGTCACCCTGAGAACGCTAGTGTGGCTGAGTGGAAAGATGGGTTAAACGAGGCTTGGGCCGATCTGCTGGAGCTGAtcgacacacgcacacaaatgctGGCAGCCTCCTATGAGTTGCACCGCTTCCATCAGGATGCCATGGAGGTGCTCGGACGTGTTAAGGAGAAGAGGGAAGGGCTGCCCTCTGACCTTGGCCGTGATCTGAACACTGTTCAGCATCTACACAGACAGCACAAcacttttgaaaatgacatCCAGGCCCTCAGTGGACAG GTTAACCAGGTGCAAGATGATGCAGCACGGCTGCAGAAGGCGTATGCCGGGGAGAAGGCAGATGACATTAACAGGAGTGAACATGCTGTGACTTCTGCCTGGGAGGGCCTGCTTGAGGCAGGTCAGGCCCGCAGGCTCCTCCTGCTGGACACTGTGGAGAAGTTCCGCTTCTTCAACATGGTGCGAGACCTAATGCTCTGGATGGACGGTGTCAATCTGCAGATAGACGCACACGACAGCCCCAG GGATGTGTCTTCTGCAGGGCTGGTCATTGGCAATCATCAGGACATCAAGTCAGAGATTGAGACCAGGGCAGACAGCTTTACTGCCTGTATTGAGATGGGAAAGTCTCTCATCAACAATAATCATTATGCAGCTGATGAG ATCCGGGAGAAACTGGCTCAACTccaggaaaagagagagaagatcaACCAAAAGTGGCAAGACAAGATGGACCATCTACAAATTG TGCTGGAGGTGTTGCAGTTCGGACGCGATGCCTGTGTGGCAGAGTCTTGGTTGGCAGGGCAAGAACCTCTGGTGCGAACAGCCGAGCTGGGCTCAAATGTGGATGAGGTAGAGAGCCTGATTAAGCGTCATGAGGCCTTTGAGAAACTCGCTACAGCCTGGGAAGATCGCTTTGTGCTGCTGGAGAAACTTACTACG ctTGAGGAGCATGAGATGCAGAAGAGgcgagaggaagaagagagagcaaGGCGACCCCCTACACCACCCCCAGCAGAAGTGGCACAATCTGAAGTAGAAAGTCAAGTACATGATTCTGCCGCCAG AACCAGTCTGGACCAGACCACACTCAATCAGTCTGTGTCAGTAAATGGAGTTCACAGTGACAATGACACATCGCAG CAGTCCTTATCGTTATCGTTGTCAGTGGGAAAGAAATCAGAGCCTAAACGTGTGTGTAAGCCAAAGCACCCGGAGCGT GGCTCTGAGTCTGAGTCTGTGAACGGACCAGGTAGGGACAGCGGGCTGGCCTCCTCTCGCCTTGAGCCTTCGGCCACGTTACCGAGCAGGGGTGGAGCAGAGTCTGATCCGGATACCATGGAGGGGATGCTCTGTCGAAAGCAGGAGATGGAGTCCCTCAGCAAAAAGGCAGCTAGCAG GTCCTGGCAGAACGTGTACTGTGTCCTcagaaaaggaagtcttggTTTCTATAAAGACGGCAAGAGCGCTAGCAA